From one Nonomuraea polychroma genomic stretch:
- a CDS encoding CU044_5270 family protein, translating into MDELTPQELTQVRTLYDDLPTDPFAKARIEAKMRARTRRRLPWKAGMVALTGAAALAAAIVVAPALRPDEQPKRPPLSGHTILLAAATKAEAASTGEYWHVKRVYTFRSDKLYGKDRNMYRLESSRLVEHWVWAGGRAWTGLKELPARPLDEAAWRRDGAPTEWKVEDGRLSTAEGGSRLTPVPEGGRFMLAGEDLSLEQVKALPTDPAALKERVLQAVRAGVGEESFVADGLPITLASLLYKLPVSPDVWAAAYRVLAGLPTVTVEEGAKDPRSRAGVAVTFPIQHDKPTRGRLIVDPSTSMVLSYEVTHASGGMGQKCEVVLAAGRTDAKPSPPTAE; encoded by the coding sequence GTGGACGAGCTGACGCCGCAGGAACTGACCCAGGTCCGCACCCTGTACGACGACCTCCCCACAGACCCGTTCGCCAAGGCCAGGATCGAGGCGAAGATGCGGGCACGTACCAGACGCCGTCTGCCGTGGAAGGCCGGCATGGTGGCACTCACCGGCGCCGCCGCGCTGGCCGCCGCCATCGTGGTCGCCCCCGCCCTGCGCCCTGACGAGCAGCCCAAGCGGCCCCCGCTCTCCGGTCATACGATCCTGCTGGCTGCCGCGACCAAAGCCGAGGCGGCTTCGACCGGCGAGTACTGGCACGTGAAGCGGGTGTACACGTTCCGTTCCGACAAGCTGTACGGCAAGGACCGCAACATGTACCGGCTGGAGAGCTCGCGGCTGGTCGAGCATTGGGTTTGGGCCGGCGGGCGGGCCTGGACGGGGCTGAAGGAACTGCCCGCGCGACCGCTCGACGAAGCGGCCTGGCGCCGTGACGGCGCTCCCACCGAGTGGAAGGTCGAGGACGGTCGCCTCTCCACGGCCGAGGGCGGGAGCCGGCTCACTCCCGTGCCGGAGGGCGGACGATTCATGCTCGCCGGCGAGGATCTCTCCCTTGAGCAGGTCAAGGCGCTGCCCACCGACCCCGCCGCCTTGAAGGAGCGGGTGCTTCAAGCAGTCCGGGCCGGTGTCGGAGAGGAGAGCTTCGTCGCGGACGGTCTGCCGATCACGTTGGCTTCGCTGCTGTACAAGCTGCCGGTTTCGCCGGATGTATGGGCGGCGGCCTATCGGGTGCTGGCCGGCTTGCCGACGGTCACCGTGGAGGAGGGAGCCAAGGATCCGCGGAGTCGGGCGGGTGTCGCGGTCACGTTCCCGATCCAGCACGACAAGCCGACCCGGGGCCGGCTGATCGTCGATCCGAGCACGTCGATGGTGCTGTCCTACGAGGTCACTCACGCCTCTGGCGGTATGGGGCAGAAGTGTGAGGTGGTGCTGGCCGCAGGCCGGACGGACGCGAAGCCGTCGCCTCCCACCGCCGAGTAG
- a CDS encoding GntR family transcriptional regulator, with the protein MIEFYLDSRSGVSPYLQLVQQVRHALRLGLLREGDQLPTVKEVVAHLAINANTVLKAYRELEHEGLVAARPGVGTFVTATLTGASLAAHGPLRLELRRWLAKARRAGLDDESIEALFMTTFRTTSQEDIA; encoded by the coding sequence GTGATCGAGTTCTATCTGGACAGCAGGTCCGGTGTTTCGCCGTACCTGCAGCTGGTCCAGCAAGTACGGCATGCGCTACGGCTCGGCCTGCTGCGCGAGGGCGACCAGCTGCCGACCGTCAAGGAGGTCGTGGCGCACTTGGCGATCAACGCCAACACCGTCCTGAAGGCCTACCGGGAACTCGAGCACGAGGGCCTGGTCGCCGCCCGGCCGGGGGTGGGGACGTTCGTGACGGCGACGCTCACCGGCGCCTCGCTGGCCGCGCACGGCCCGCTGCGGCTGGAGCTGCGGCGTTGGCTGGCCAAGGCCCGCCGGGCCGGCCTCGACGACGAGAGCATCGAGGCCCTGTTCATGACCACCTTTCGGACCACCTCTCAGGAGGACATAGCGTGA
- a CDS encoding ABC transporter ATP-binding protein, with product MTSVLQAQGLGRKYGKRWALRECTIDIPAGHVVGLVGPNGAGKTTLLKLACGQLEPTAGGITVLGGRPGSTPAQLARVGFVAQDTPVYAGLSVAEHLRLGARLNPRWDDARARERIARLGLSPTHRAGKLSGGQRAQLALTLGLAKRPELLILDEPVASLDPLARREFLQHLMEATVEHEFGVVLSSHLVSDLERVCDFLIVLVDSRVQVAGEVDQLLATHHRLTGPRRDPDRLPADQHVVSARHTDRQSTFVIRTDAPIHDPAWTVTQLSLEDLVLAYMDKRTEENRRVALEVQR from the coding sequence GTGACTTCTGTCCTGCAGGCCCAGGGACTGGGCAGGAAATACGGCAAGCGCTGGGCGCTGCGCGAGTGCACGATCGACATACCGGCGGGCCATGTCGTCGGGTTGGTGGGTCCAAACGGGGCCGGCAAGACCACGCTGCTGAAGCTGGCATGCGGCCAGCTGGAGCCGACGGCGGGTGGCATCACCGTGCTGGGTGGTCGGCCGGGAAGCACGCCCGCGCAGCTGGCCAGGGTCGGGTTCGTCGCCCAGGACACCCCCGTCTACGCGGGACTGAGCGTCGCCGAACATCTGCGGTTAGGGGCGCGGCTCAACCCCCGCTGGGACGACGCCAGGGCGCGGGAGCGTATCGCGCGGCTCGGTCTCAGCCCCACGCACCGGGCGGGCAAGCTGTCGGGCGGGCAGCGTGCCCAGCTCGCCCTCACCCTGGGCCTGGCCAAGCGGCCCGAGCTGCTGATCCTGGACGAGCCCGTGGCCTCGCTCGACCCGCTGGCGCGCCGGGAGTTCCTGCAGCACCTGATGGAGGCCACCGTCGAGCACGAGTTCGGCGTGGTGCTGTCCTCGCACCTGGTCTCCGATCTGGAACGGGTCTGCGACTTCCTGATCGTCCTGGTCGACTCCCGCGTGCAGGTCGCCGGGGAGGTCGACCAGCTGCTGGCCACCCATCACCGGCTCACCGGCCCGCGGCGCGACCCCGACCGGCTGCCCGCCGACCAGCATGTGGTCTCGGCGCGTCACACCGACCGGCAGAGCACGTTCGTCATCCGTACCGACGCCCCGATCCACGACCCCGCCTGGACGGTCACCCAGCTCAGCCTGGAGGACCTCGTCCTGGCCTACATGGACAAGCGCACCGAAGAGAACCGGCGCGTCGCCCTGGAGGTGCAGCGATGA
- a CDS encoding ABC transporter permease has translation MIWLTWRQFRGSAAMMAAVLVILAIVLALTGPDLASRYSAGIAACTQDDTCGRFFDRFFGGHDLPFMAVSLVVLLLPAVVGLFWGAPLITRELEAGTHLMVWNQSITRTRWLAVKLGLTGLVAMAAACLCGLMVTWWSGPLDMSAPDDLALMAPLVFGARGIAPMGYAAFAFVLGVTVGMLVRRTLPAMALTLAVFAAIQLAMPLLVRPHLMPPVTSTFELGQANVDGIGINRDQGGAVEIRLRSAVPGHAGAWVLSGSLVDPSGRTLGSGGEAAVPVSTTSGPCAPSASAIMDACMAEVNRLGYRQKATYQPLERFWPFQWIETGIYALLTLGLTWLSFWWIRRRLS, from the coding sequence ATGATCTGGCTGACCTGGCGCCAATTCCGCGGCTCGGCCGCGATGATGGCCGCCGTACTCGTCATACTCGCCATCGTCTTAGCCCTGACCGGCCCGGACCTGGCCTCCCGCTACTCCGCCGGGATCGCCGCCTGCACCCAGGACGACACCTGCGGCCGGTTCTTCGACCGCTTCTTCGGCGGGCACGACCTCCCCTTCATGGCCGTCAGCCTCGTCGTGCTGCTCCTGCCCGCTGTCGTCGGGCTCTTCTGGGGAGCACCGTTGATCACCCGCGAGCTGGAGGCCGGCACGCACCTGATGGTGTGGAACCAGAGCATCACCCGCACCCGCTGGCTGGCGGTCAAGCTCGGGCTCACCGGCCTGGTCGCCATGGCCGCCGCCTGCCTGTGCGGCCTCATGGTGACCTGGTGGTCCGGCCCCCTGGACATGTCAGCCCCCGACGACCTCGCCCTGATGGCTCCCCTGGTGTTCGGCGCGCGCGGCATCGCCCCGATGGGGTATGCGGCCTTCGCCTTCGTCCTCGGCGTGACCGTGGGCATGCTGGTGCGCCGCACCCTGCCCGCCATGGCCCTCACGCTGGCCGTCTTCGCCGCGATCCAGCTCGCCATGCCGCTGCTGGTCCGTCCCCACCTGATGCCCCCGGTCACGTCGACCTTCGAGCTCGGCCAGGCGAACGTGGACGGCATCGGCATAAACCGGGACCAAGGCGGAGCTGTGGAGATTCGCCTGAGGTCGGCCGTTCCCGGCCACGCGGGCGCCTGGGTCCTGTCCGGCAGCCTGGTCGATCCGTCCGGACGTACGCTCGGCAGCGGCGGCGAAGCCGCCGTCCCGGTCTCCACCACGTCGGGACCCTGCGCACCGTCGGCATCAGCGATCATGGACGCGTGCATGGCCGAGGTCAACCGGCTCGGCTACCGGCAGAAGGCGACCTACCAGCCCCTTGAGCGCTTCTGGCCCTTCCAGTGGATCGAGACCGGGATCTACGCCCTCCTCACCCTCGGCCTCACCTGGTTGTCCTTCTGGTGGATCCGCAGGCGCCTGTCATGA
- a CDS encoding S41 family peptidase codes for MTAIRTAAAALALLLAAACTAPTPPRSQASTAASTACPKPRGPSGAETPTTIDVIEQAYFCILGNYYSGATLDARSLLLAGFVALTQELNRNGRDVPEATMPALTGDRKADWTAFETVYRKTTDQVPDLRDKLAVVTLEAIVAALGDNHARWTHDVKRHPDYHDGDGYGLGLQANVEGSQVEGNPGVALPPLFVTTVQGGAAQAAGLRPGDIIESINGSAPFIAGKATPAIAALYPRYPEARPVRLRLLRQSTGRRWSVTLKPGLYQRDLAALQVVQSKLLAGNIAYVRMRGFAPDSADRVFKAISRLRTGRTLTGVVLDLRGNGGGRVTEATRLVSAFAHDKVTAYLCTVDGKCETLRTDDTVELIDLPLTVLSDRSCASACEHVSSAIKDLRIGQLVGTRTAGVISGPSQSYLLSNNTTLGFPTRHHLGPNREVIDRIGVPPDHHVPLTPKDAAAGRDPALAKALALLHK; via the coding sequence ATGACCGCCATCAGGACCGCGGCCGCCGCTCTCGCCCTCCTGCTGGCGGCGGCCTGCACGGCGCCGACGCCACCGCGCAGCCAGGCGAGCACGGCAGCGAGTACGGCCTGCCCGAAGCCCCGGGGACCCTCCGGAGCGGAGACGCCCACCACCATCGACGTCATCGAGCAGGCGTACTTCTGCATCCTCGGCAACTACTACAGCGGCGCCACGCTGGACGCCCGCTCGCTGCTGCTCGCCGGATTCGTCGCTCTGACGCAGGAGCTCAACCGCAACGGGCGCGACGTGCCCGAGGCCACCATGCCGGCGCTGACCGGTGACCGCAAAGCCGACTGGACCGCTTTCGAGACCGTCTACCGCAAGACCACCGATCAGGTCCCCGACCTCCGCGACAAGCTGGCCGTCGTCACCCTCGAGGCCATCGTGGCCGCCCTCGGCGACAACCACGCCCGCTGGACGCACGACGTCAAGCGGCACCCCGACTACCACGACGGTGACGGCTACGGCCTGGGCTTGCAGGCGAACGTCGAGGGCTCGCAGGTGGAGGGCAACCCCGGCGTCGCACTTCCCCCGCTGTTCGTCACCACCGTGCAGGGTGGCGCGGCGCAGGCCGCCGGACTGCGCCCGGGCGACATCATCGAATCGATCAACGGATCGGCGCCCTTCATCGCCGGGAAGGCCACCCCCGCGATCGCCGCCCTCTACCCGCGATATCCGGAGGCGCGCCCGGTCCGGCTGCGGCTCCTGCGGCAGAGCACCGGCCGCCGCTGGAGCGTGACGCTCAAGCCCGGTCTCTACCAGCGGGACCTGGCCGCTCTGCAGGTGGTGCAGTCGAAGCTGCTGGCAGGCAACATCGCCTATGTACGGATGCGCGGGTTCGCCCCCGACTCAGCGGACAGGGTCTTCAAGGCGATCTCCAGGCTGCGCACCGGCCGCACCCTCACCGGCGTCGTGCTGGACCTGCGCGGCAACGGCGGCGGCAGAGTCACGGAGGCGACCCGGCTGGTCAGCGCGTTCGCCCACGACAAGGTCACCGCCTACCTGTGCACCGTGGACGGCAAGTGCGAGACCTTGCGCACCGACGACACCGTCGAACTGATCGACCTGCCGCTGACGGTTCTCAGCGACCGCAGCTGCGCCTCAGCCTGCGAGCACGTCAGCTCCGCGATCAAGGACCTGCGCATCGGCCAGTTGGTCGGCACCAGAACCGCCGGCGTCATCTCCGGCCCGTCGCAGTCGTACCTGCTCAGCAACAACACCACGCTGGGCTTCCCCACCAGGCACCACCTCGGGCCCAATCGCGAGGTGATCGACCGGATCGGCGTGCCCCCCGACCACCATGTGCCCCTGACCCCGAAGGACGCGGCCGCCGGGCGCGACCCCGCCCTGGCCAAGGCGCTGGCCTTGCTGCACAAGTGA
- a CDS encoding alpha/beta hydrolase family protein, with translation MRHLLAVAAGLAVLAASACSTPTPPRSAAPSATPTGPATLPAPTGAHPVGTTALHLKDTSRPDPWNLDVAARELKVTLWYPAKQRDGQRAPYMTPKEAQLAMRRYGIAGIPDDTLSKTRTNAIKDAEPTGRKLPLVVVSPGFTNPMSTLTSLAEDLASRGYVVAGIDHTYESYATTLADGRVAECLACDSDADPGFGTGVVAGRAADVSFVLDQLPSKWDGSDRIDRSKIAMAGQSIGGASAMAAMVKDSRVRAGIDMDGTTYARIPKTGFTRPFMFLGSAQHVPGGRDTSWDRDWKLLTGWKCWIVLSGAEHQSFTDGPLIADALGIKPAYGVLPAARAAELTRTYVAAFLDQHLKAQPQPLLDKPSSRYPEAKICPATCGQS, from the coding sequence ATGAGACACCTCTTGGCAGTCGCCGCCGGACTGGCCGTCCTGGCCGCGTCCGCCTGCTCCACACCCACGCCGCCCCGCTCCGCCGCCCCGTCAGCCACGCCGACCGGCCCCGCCACCCTGCCCGCCCCCACCGGCGCCCACCCGGTCGGCACCACCGCCCTGCACCTGAAAGACACCTCCCGACCCGATCCGTGGAACCTCGACGTCGCCGCCAGGGAGCTCAAGGTCACCCTGTGGTACCCGGCCAAGCAGCGGGACGGGCAGCGCGCGCCGTACATGACACCGAAGGAAGCGCAGCTCGCCATGAGGCGCTATGGGATCGCGGGCATCCCGGACGACACGCTGAGCAAGACCCGCACGAACGCCATCAAAGACGCTGAACCCACCGGGCGCAAACTTCCGCTGGTGGTGGTCTCCCCCGGCTTCACCAATCCGATGAGCACGCTCACGTCCCTGGCCGAGGACCTGGCCAGCCGCGGGTACGTCGTGGCCGGGATCGACCACACCTACGAAAGCTACGCCACGACCTTGGCCGACGGGCGGGTCGCCGAATGCCTGGCCTGCGACAGCGACGCCGACCCGGGCTTCGGCACGGGGGTGGTCGCCGGCCGGGCGGCCGACGTCTCCTTCGTGCTCGACCAGCTGCCATCGAAGTGGGACGGCTCCGACCGGATCGACCGCTCCAAAATCGCGATGGCCGGCCAGTCGATCGGCGGTGCCAGCGCCATGGCGGCCATGGTGAAGGACTCCCGGGTGCGGGCCGGGATCGACATGGACGGCACCACCTACGCCCGCATCCCCAAGACCGGGTTCACCCGGCCGTTCATGTTCCTGGGATCGGCGCAGCACGTCCCCGGCGGCCGCGACACCTCCTGGGACCGCGACTGGAAACTGCTGACCGGCTGGAAATGCTGGATCGTGCTGTCGGGCGCGGAACACCAGTCCTTCACCGACGGCCCGCTCATAGCGGACGCCCTCGGCATCAAGCCCGCCTACGGCGTCCTGCCCGCGGCGCGCGCCGCCGAGCTCACCCGCACGTACGTGGCAGCCTTCCTCGACCAGCACCTGAAGGCCCAGCCCCAGCCCCTCCTGGACAAACCGTCATCGCGCTACCCCGAGGCCAAGATCTGCCCTGCGACCTGCGGCCAATCCTGA
- a CDS encoding transposase, whose translation MRREGLYSSLISSWRTARDHGAAEAPARPAGRPKADPRDKQIDALHAEVERLRAELGKTRQVIEVQGKLFALLDQLATSSETPPDRGEQ comes from the coding sequence ATGCGCCGGGAAGGCCTGTACTCCTCACTGATCTCCAGTTGGCGGACCGCGCGGGACCACGGGGCCGCCGAGGCGCCGGCCCGCCCGGCCGGCCGGCCGAAGGCCGACCCGCGGGACAAGCAGATCGACGCGCTGCACGCGGAGGTCGAGCGGCTGCGCGCCGAGCTCGGCAAGACCCGCCAGGTGATCGAGGTGCAGGGAAAGCTCTTCGCGTTGCTGGATCAGCTCGCCACCAGCAGCGAGACCCCGCCGGATCGGGGCGAGCAGTGA
- a CDS encoding NUDIX domain-containing protein yields the protein MRWQVHSEEPLYTDRWLDVRVADVELPDGRHLDHRLIRTAPGAGAVVTDDQNRVLLIWRHRFITDTWGWEIPIGKIDEGEEPIAAAAREVEEETGWRPGPLRPLLYTQPTNGISDSEHYIFRADSAQHIGPPTEAWEAERIQWVPLTDIRRLIDKRDIVSGTSMNALLYVLTEV from the coding sequence ATGCGCTGGCAGGTTCACTCCGAAGAACCGCTCTACACCGACCGCTGGCTTGACGTGCGGGTGGCCGACGTGGAGCTTCCGGACGGAAGGCATCTCGATCATCGGCTCATTCGTACCGCGCCGGGAGCGGGTGCCGTCGTCACCGACGACCAGAACCGCGTACTCCTCATCTGGCGTCACCGCTTCATCACCGACACCTGGGGTTGGGAGATCCCTATAGGCAAGATCGACGAGGGCGAGGAACCGATCGCGGCCGCCGCCCGCGAGGTCGAAGAAGAGACCGGCTGGCGACCCGGCCCCTTGCGGCCGCTGCTCTACACCCAGCCGACCAACGGCATCTCCGACTCCGAGCACTACATCTTCCGCGCCGACAGCGCCCAGCACATCGGGCCGCCCACCGAGGCATGGGAGGCGGAGCGCATCCAGTGGGTCCCCCTGACGGACATCCGCCGCCTGATCGACAAGCGCGACATCGTCAGCGGAACCAGCATGAACGCTCTGCTCTACGTCCTCACGGAGGTGTAG
- a CDS encoding nuclear transport factor 2 family protein, protein MTDIRSDRAALFACLQDPVTQPGFWARVADDVDWTVEGTHPLAGGYRSKNEFTAATFARLARVLDGGVKLTVEHLYVDGDTTVAELVSTSTTKEGAPFDNRYCWVCRFDGDMIAEVRAYLDSAMVGYAVLRNELSRQAG, encoded by the coding sequence ATGACAGACATCCGGAGCGATCGTGCCGCCCTCTTCGCTTGCCTGCAGGATCCTGTCACACAGCCCGGCTTCTGGGCTCGCGTGGCGGACGACGTGGATTGGACTGTGGAAGGCACACACCCGCTCGCCGGGGGATACCGCAGCAAGAACGAGTTCACCGCCGCGACGTTCGCCCGCCTGGCGCGGGTGCTCGATGGCGGAGTAAAGCTCACGGTGGAACACCTGTACGTGGATGGCGACACCACGGTCGCCGAGCTGGTGTCCACGTCGACCACCAAGGAGGGTGCACCGTTCGACAACCGTTACTGCTGGGTGTGTCGCTTCGACGGCGACATGATCGCGGAAGTACGCGCGTATCTGGATTCCGCCATGGTCGGATACGCGGTCCTGCGCAATGAGCTCAGCCGGCAGGCTGGGTAA
- a CDS encoding LysR family transcriptional regulator yields MDLHPRLLRVFVTVAEELHFGRAAARLYMAQQALSRDVRRLEEQLGAALFTRSTRRVELTPAGARLLSGARRLLALHDELVAELSGARGPLLVDVNMQGHEPPRPLVRARELAPGVEILARFHGGLASGVAAMREGRLDVSFGRFAGLPAYMRKGLAQVPVRLDPLAVLVPEDHPLAALEEVPLGVLADFPLDAMAGNPATTEWTELGERLAEEFRLTLATPHAPPVGSHEMGLYLQRHREPVLATAKIGGIPGAVVRPLVDPMPLTLENLVFPEGLRHPGLDALLQAVTEFQRVGGWLRRPPHSWLPEADEAVLSGRDPVTGMAVSGGQQNRHPQDTPKII; encoded by the coding sequence GTGGACCTGCATCCCCGGCTGCTCAGGGTGTTCGTTACCGTCGCCGAGGAACTGCACTTCGGCCGCGCCGCCGCCCGCCTGTACATGGCCCAGCAGGCGCTCAGCCGTGACGTGCGGCGGCTGGAGGAGCAGCTCGGGGCGGCGCTGTTCACCAGGTCCACCCGGCGGGTGGAGCTGACCCCGGCGGGAGCGCGGCTGCTGTCCGGAGCCAGGCGGCTGCTCGCGCTGCACGACGAGCTGGTCGCGGAGCTCTCCGGCGCTCGGGGGCCGCTGCTCGTGGACGTCAACATGCAGGGGCACGAGCCGCCGCGGCCGCTGGTCAGGGCCAGGGAGCTGGCGCCGGGAGTGGAGATTCTCGCCCGCTTCCACGGCGGGCTGGCCTCCGGGGTAGCCGCCATGCGGGAGGGGCGTCTCGACGTGTCGTTCGGCCGGTTCGCCGGGCTACCCGCTTACATGCGCAAAGGGCTGGCCCAGGTGCCCGTGCGGCTGGATCCGCTCGCCGTGCTGGTACCCGAGGACCATCCGCTGGCCGCGCTGGAGGAGGTGCCGCTCGGCGTGCTGGCCGACTTCCCGCTGGACGCCATGGCAGGCAACCCCGCCACCACCGAGTGGACCGAGTTGGGTGAGCGCTTGGCAGAGGAGTTCCGGCTCACTTTGGCCACGCCACACGCGCCGCCGGTCGGATCCCACGAGATGGGCCTCTACCTGCAACGGCACCGAGAGCCCGTGCTGGCCACGGCGAAGATCGGCGGGATCCCCGGCGCCGTGGTGCGGCCCCTGGTCGATCCCATGCCGCTCACCCTGGAGAACCTCGTCTTCCCCGAGGGCCTGCGGCATCCGGGTCTGGACGCGCTGCTCCAGGCCGTGACGGAGTTCCAGAGGGTGGGGGGCTGGCTGCGCCGGCCGCCGCACTCCTGGCTGCCCGAGGCCGACGAGGCGGTGCTGAGCGGTCGGGACCCGGTCACGGGGATGGCCGTCTCCGGGGGCCAGCAGAACCGCCATCCACAAGACACACCGAAGATCATCTAA
- a CDS encoding VWA domain-containing protein has translation MMFSWPWALLSILIIPLIFAIREWARRRRRRAAVRVTSIALVRSALPGRTRWTRRIPAALFTVGLALLAVGAARPQASLPVPRTSATILLALDTSGSMCSTDVDPNRITAAKKAAAEFIESQRGGPRIGLVTFAGTAGLLVPPTDDTKSLIEALDGLTVSRGTAIGQAMLTSIDAIAEADPSVAPTGANPGNGGEGYAGAAIIVLTDGANTQGVDPQTAAQEAALRRVRVFTIGFGTTSPAPMVCDNSQFDGGFGGWGGRGRFDSGRNVRTIDEPALKRIAQTTGGSYHRAENAGQLQSALDALPGSFTVIHQRVDTAAAFAAGGAILITAALSLSLWWNRPRTPTR, from the coding sequence ATGATGTTCTCGTGGCCGTGGGCGTTACTGTCCATCCTGATCATCCCGCTGATCTTCGCCATCCGCGAGTGGGCGCGGCGCCGCCGCCGGCGGGCCGCCGTGCGCGTCACCTCGATCGCGCTCGTACGGAGCGCCCTGCCCGGCCGTACCCGCTGGACGCGCAGGATCCCCGCGGCACTGTTCACAGTCGGGCTCGCGCTGCTCGCGGTCGGGGCCGCGCGACCGCAGGCGTCGCTGCCGGTGCCGAGGACGTCGGCGACGATCCTGCTCGCGCTCGACACCTCCGGCTCCATGTGTTCCACGGACGTCGACCCCAACCGCATCACCGCCGCGAAGAAGGCCGCCGCGGAGTTCATCGAGTCGCAGCGGGGCGGGCCGCGCATCGGCCTGGTCACCTTCGCGGGCACCGCGGGTCTGCTCGTCCCTCCCACCGACGACACCAAGTCGCTGATCGAGGCGCTGGACGGCCTCACCGTGTCCCGCGGCACCGCGATCGGGCAGGCCATGCTCACCTCGATCGACGCGATCGCGGAGGCCGACCCGTCGGTCGCGCCCACCGGAGCGAACCCCGGCAACGGCGGGGAAGGCTACGCCGGCGCCGCGATCATCGTGCTCACCGACGGCGCCAACACCCAGGGCGTCGACCCGCAGACCGCCGCCCAGGAAGCAGCCCTGCGCCGCGTCCGCGTCTTCACCATCGGCTTCGGCACCACGAGCCCGGCCCCGATGGTCTGCGACAACTCACAGTTCGACGGCGGCTTCGGTGGCTGGGGCGGGCGCGGCAGATTCGACAGCGGCCGCAACGTCCGCACCATCGACGAGCCCGCACTCAAACGGATAGCCCAAACCACCGGCGGCTCCTACCACCGCGCCGAGAACGCCGGCCAACTCCAAAGCGCCCTCGACGCCCTTCCCGGCAGCTTCACCGTCATCCACCAACGGGTCGACACCGCCGCCGCCTTCGCCGCCGGCGGCGCCATCCTCATCACCGCGGCCCTGTCCCTCTCCCTCTGGTGGAACCGCCCCCGGACCCCGACCCGCTGA
- a CDS encoding VWA domain-containing protein: protein MTLSSPLLLALGLLVTAALAWAAVVSARRRTAALAAAGVAVPGGRRTYLGIGLTIAGVGVLAIATAGPAAMVPVPRTAGTVILAIDVSNSMGADDVAPTRLAAAQRAARAFVAAQPDSVDIGVVAFERGALTTARPDSDHSIALAAIDRLKITGGTSLGTAIMASLSAITGKQVAVGRDGTAPDIGYWPSATIVMFSDGQNQGGADVERAATVAQRAGVHIHTVGVGTTAGATVQVDGYHLQTSLEEDILTVIAQTTGGAYHPASDAARLDGIADTIDLRLTVSDEPLPLAGGLIGLALALLTAGAALTVLRSGRVI, encoded by the coding sequence ATGACCCTGTCTTCTCCACTGCTGCTGGCCTTGGGACTGCTCGTCACGGCGGCGCTCGCCTGGGCGGCCGTCGTCTCGGCGCGCCGCAGGACGGCCGCGCTCGCCGCGGCCGGCGTCGCTGTGCCGGGCGGCCGCCGGACGTACCTCGGAATCGGCCTGACGATCGCCGGCGTCGGGGTACTCGCGATCGCCACCGCCGGACCAGCGGCCATGGTGCCGGTCCCGCGGACCGCGGGCACCGTCATCCTCGCCATCGACGTCTCCAACAGCATGGGTGCCGACGACGTCGCGCCCACCCGGCTGGCGGCCGCGCAGCGGGCGGCCCGCGCGTTCGTGGCGGCGCAGCCCGACAGCGTCGACATCGGAGTCGTCGCGTTCGAGCGGGGCGCGCTCACCACCGCACGGCCCGACTCCGACCACTCCATCGCGCTCGCGGCCATCGACCGGCTGAAGATCACCGGCGGCACCTCGCTGGGGACGGCCATCATGGCCTCGCTGTCGGCGATCACCGGCAAGCAGGTGGCCGTCGGCCGCGACGGCACCGCGCCCGACATCGGCTACTGGCCGTCGGCGACGATCGTGATGTTCTCCGACGGCCAGAACCAGGGCGGCGCAGACGTCGAACGGGCCGCAACCGTGGCCCAGCGGGCGGGCGTCCATATCCACACCGTCGGGGTCGGCACCACGGCCGGGGCGACGGTGCAGGTCGACGGCTACCATCTGCAGACCTCGCTCGAGGAGGACATCCTCACCGTGATCGCGCAGACCACCGGCGGCGCCTACCACCCCGCCTCCGACGCTGCGCGGCTCGACGGGATCGCCGACACGATCGATCTGCGGCTCACAGTATCCGACGAGCCGCTGCCCCTCGCCGGCGGGCTGATCGGGCTCGCCCTCGCGCTGCTCACCGCAGGAGCGGCGCTCACCGTGCTCCGGTCTGGACGGGTGATCTGA